A single region of the Saprospiraceae bacterium genome encodes:
- a CDS encoding caspase family protein: MTNPPKKISFILALFFPLLLAAQGEIQPVVQFGHPGYVIQQIILSPDNEIMATTDGEFLKLWDMSSQLELRSFRGDNSRLGEIVFSANGDTISYTSGRYRYNRSVLTGEISSRIDLVKKAEEERKRRLEEEKEQKDQKKGKRTPIIIFNKPAEKVEESGEKYVHTIFSQDGTLKALIEENTLTVIEEKNDRKVQEIKIGADQDQKVETSKIMGLFRKDKNESTSDFDYLFQDIRFSPDNQSILVDTTLYDITTGKVKFQFSPHKFKIRVNSLFFQPNSSNLIFCGEVLNVQEQEERKEENVEQANELEKLYHILKQSYQVNLALGNTVIFANTTTGKISSEGNLASVNTSNFTRDQRYLITGHLDKSVYLWDLKTHTKRLEIKLRPAEDHEAINIFGITHIVQTNDDKYLIVACAGSVPQDRLTLWDIETGRKVNSFGAAIPPISLEVRPSLSDSIIVQEYKEYLFPFEQLNYKEYGAYRLLNLRNGKAPALYPKFDSITFSPKLDYYLVQANEFQPIKIYGSEYNEFTAELKNSQQSFEVVAFSNNAKWVAAYNGRSIYIWNTQDGSLAYTLPQGKWKMLQLVFSPNDDYLISTYDPKRIYFYSMDNPSEIYYEKKPDMLEQTNDGIKDVTTQLEDWTTKENGQKIWAFDINGHPISPLSNSSFARWDNRITNARKATELFDLLVFREYYDIEISPDGKYAAAWRDDLASVQFIDLENKKNITLVQDNAVQLTSAAAAIWLSQSQDKESVQQFIQTYLRDRLAFREFTAISPLWDRMAIATKSNKENGLLISVVPIGEKQGWVQRLKNKEIEGTYRLEASGDYAEGIIFSPDGQLIAASSNSLNSIRIWNANDGSILKTLEGHSGKIAFTSNSKTLISSGWDRQVKVWDINTEKELYSFIAIKGENDYVNIIPTGYYNASRKNSGAIAFAYGKDAYPFDQFDIQFNRPDLLLKEFENSIALGKNEAPNNVLIDAYYRSYLKRLEKLKLSENTFREYVSLPKLVVAEHPLSQNIRQLTIQVQAEDKQYRLNNLFATINGVPVLDGGNRDISGNASRKYAGNISFDLSEGENLLQVYVVNENGTASLKYNTTITYTGPLAKKTLHIVTLGTSIFANNQYNLDFATKDLVDFRTLYRQRSAGFDDIVEHRLEGQDFTLAKFRVLKNKLSQAKPDDEVICFISTHGLLDGKLDYYLATYDVNFQKPSERGLSYSEVENFLLRIGARKKLVFMDACHSGELDSKDIEAIRKAQEIPGAIEFSTKGVRSTGWEQLPGQQSFDLMKELFVDLRVGTGATIIASASAVQFAYEGEEWENSAFTYCLLRALKEKVADLNNNDAITVSEIQQYLAYAVSKMTYNGQRPINRVENIFNNYVIW, from the coding sequence ATGACAAATCCGCCAAAGAAAATCTCTTTTATTCTAGCACTATTTTTCCCATTGCTTTTAGCAGCCCAAGGAGAAATTCAGCCCGTTGTACAATTTGGTCACCCTGGCTATGTTATTCAACAAATTATCCTTTCCCCTGATAATGAGATAATGGCAACTACCGATGGTGAATTTTTAAAACTTTGGGATATGTCTTCGCAGCTAGAATTACGATCCTTCCGGGGAGATAATAGTCGCTTGGGCGAGATAGTTTTTTCAGCAAATGGAGATACTATTAGTTACACTTCAGGCAGATACCGTTACAATAGAAGTGTCTTGACCGGTGAAATATCTTCAAGAATAGATTTGGTGAAAAAAGCTGAAGAAGAAAGGAAAAGACGGTTAGAGGAGGAAAAAGAGCAAAAAGACCAAAAGAAAGGAAAACGCACTCCAATAATAATATTTAATAAACCCGCAGAGAAAGTCGAAGAAAGCGGAGAAAAATACGTACATACAATATTTAGTCAAGATGGCACCTTAAAGGCTTTAATTGAAGAAAACACCTTAACGGTCATAGAAGAAAAGAACGACAGAAAAGTTCAAGAAATAAAAATTGGCGCTGATCAAGATCAAAAGGTAGAAACTTCAAAAATAATGGGATTATTTAGGAAAGATAAAAACGAATCTACTAGTGACTTTGACTATCTCTTTCAAGACATAAGATTTTCACCAGACAATCAGTCAATTCTTGTTGATACCACTTTGTACGATATTACTACAGGTAAGGTGAAATTTCAATTTTCCCCTCATAAATTTAAAATAAGAGTCAACTCTTTATTCTTCCAACCAAATTCGAGTAATCTTATTTTTTGTGGTGAAGTGTTGAATGTTCAGGAACAAGAAGAGCGTAAAGAAGAGAATGTAGAACAAGCAAATGAATTGGAAAAACTCTACCACATCTTAAAACAGAGCTATCAGGTAAATCTTGCCCTTGGAAATACTGTTATTTTTGCCAATACAACGACTGGAAAAATTAGCAGTGAAGGAAATTTGGCAAGTGTCAACACCTCAAACTTTACTAGAGATCAACGTTACTTAATTACAGGACACCTAGACAAATCTGTTTACCTCTGGGATTTAAAAACTCACACTAAAAGATTAGAAATAAAGTTACGCCCAGCAGAAGATCATGAAGCTATTAATATTTTTGGTATCACCCATATTGTTCAAACAAATGACGATAAATACCTTATTGTTGCCTGTGCGGGCAGCGTGCCACAAGATCGCCTTACCTTGTGGGATATTGAAACGGGCAGGAAAGTTAATAGTTTTGGAGCAGCAATCCCTCCTATTAGTTTGGAGGTTCGACCTTCTCTTTCCGATTCCATCATTGTTCAGGAATATAAAGAATATCTGTTCCCATTTGAGCAATTGAATTACAAAGAATATGGAGCTTATCGTTTGCTAAACCTTAGAAATGGCAAAGCTCCGGCCTTGTATCCAAAGTTCGACTCCATTACTTTCAGCCCTAAACTGGATTACTACCTAGTTCAGGCCAATGAGTTCCAGCCTATAAAAATTTATGGATCTGAATATAATGAATTCACAGCAGAACTAAAAAATAGCCAGCAATCTTTCGAAGTAGTTGCTTTTAGCAACAATGCCAAATGGGTAGCTGCTTATAATGGTAGGAGTATTTATATATGGAACACCCAGGATGGTTCCTTGGCATACACGCTCCCACAAGGTAAATGGAAAATGCTACAGCTTGTTTTTTCTCCTAATGACGACTACCTTATTAGCACCTATGATCCTAAGCGGATTTATTTCTATAGCATGGATAATCCTTCAGAAATTTACTACGAGAAAAAGCCAGATATGCTAGAGCAAACTAATGATGGAATTAAAGATGTCACCACTCAATTAGAAGATTGGACCACCAAGGAAAATGGCCAGAAAATATGGGCCTTTGATATCAACGGTCACCCCATATCTCCGCTTAGCAACTCCAGTTTCGCTCGATGGGATAATAGAATCACCAATGCCCGAAAAGCTACCGAACTTTTTGATTTACTAGTTTTTAGGGAGTATTATGATATAGAAATTAGTCCAGATGGGAAATATGCCGCCGCATGGCGAGATGACCTCGCTTCCGTACAATTTATTGATTTGGAAAATAAAAAAAATATAACACTCGTTCAAGACAATGCTGTACAATTAACCAGCGCTGCCGCTGCTATCTGGTTATCTCAAAGTCAGGATAAGGAGAGTGTACAACAATTTATTCAAACCTACTTACGAGACAGGTTAGCGTTTAGAGAGTTTACCGCTATTAGTCCTTTATGGGATCGTATGGCCATAGCTACTAAGTCGAACAAAGAAAATGGTCTATTGATTAGTGTAGTGCCTATCGGAGAGAAACAAGGATGGGTCCAAAGGTTAAAGAACAAAGAAATAGAGGGTACATACCGCTTAGAAGCTAGTGGAGACTATGCAGAGGGAATCATCTTCAGCCCCGATGGGCAACTGATTGCTGCAAGTAGTAATAGCCTTAATAGCATCCGTATCTGGAATGCAAATGATGGTAGCATACTTAAAACATTGGAAGGACATAGCGGGAAGATTGCCTTTACTTCAAACAGTAAAACCTTAATTAGTTCGGGCTGGGATCGACAGGTCAAAGTATGGGATATTAACACTGAAAAAGAACTATATAGTTTTATTGCCATTAAAGGAGAAAATGATTACGTCAATATTATCCCGACTGGCTACTACAATGCATCAAGAAAAAATTCAGGTGCTATTGCATTTGCATATGGTAAAGATGCATATCCTTTTGACCAATTTGATATCCAGTTTAACCGCCCCGATCTGCTGCTGAAAGAATTTGAGAACTCTATTGCTTTGGGTAAGAATGAAGCACCTAATAATGTGCTGATCGATGCCTATTATCGCAGTTATTTGAAGCGGTTGGAGAAACTCAAGCTATCAGAGAACACTTTTAGGGAATATGTAAGCCTACCTAAGCTAGTAGTTGCCGAACACCCACTGTCACAAAACATTCGTCAGCTTACTATCCAGGTACAAGCAGAAGATAAGCAGTATCGCCTCAATAATTTGTTTGCTACTATTAATGGTGTACCGGTACTAGATGGTGGCAACCGAGATATTTCAGGCAATGCTAGCCGAAAGTATGCTGGAAATATTAGTTTCGATTTATCAGAAGGAGAGAATCTCCTGCAAGTATATGTAGTCAATGAAAATGGTACAGCGTCTTTAAAATATAATACGACCATTACTTATACTGGCCCTCTTGCAAAAAAGACATTACACATAGTGACTTTAGGTACTTCTATATTTGCGAACAACCAGTACAATTTAGATTTCGCAACTAAAGATTTGGTTGATTTCCGAACCCTATATCGCCAACGATCAGCAGGTTTTGACGATATTGTTGAACATCGGCTCGAAGGTCAAGATTTTACTTTAGCAAAATTCCGAGTACTAAAGAATAAGCTAAGTCAAGCTAAGCCCGATGACGAAGTTATTTGCTTTATTTCCACGCATGGATTACTTGACGGAAAACTTGATTATTACTTAGCCACTTATGATGTCAATTTCCAGAAACCTAGTGAGCGAGGACTTTCTTATTCCGAGGTAGAAAATTTTCTGCTGCGTATTGGAGCTCGAAAAAAGTTAGTCTTTATGGATGCTTGTCATTCCGGCGAGTTAGACAGCAAGGATATAGAGGCAATTCGGAAAGCTCAAGAAATTCCTGGAGCAATAGAATTTTCAACTAAAGGGGTTAGATCTACAGGTTGGGAACAACTGCCAGGACAGCAGTCTTTTGATTTGATGAAAGAACTGTTTGTAGACCTTAGGGTAGGTACAGGAGCTACTATAATTGCCAGTGCTAGTGCTGTTCAATTTGCCTACGAAGGAGAAGAATGGGAAAATAGTGCTTTTACCTATTGTCTTTTAAGGGCACTCAAAGAAAAGGTAGCCGACTTAAATAATAATGATGCAATTACAGTATCCGAAATCCAACAATACCTTGCATATGCAGTATCGAAGATGACTTACAATGGACAGCGACCTATAAATCGAGTTGAGAATATTTTCAACAACTACGTGATTTGGTAA
- a CDS encoding caspase family protein, with the protein MPAKFYTETVYKQYRYFGAWEPNKPIHLGDIGILQGHHFEYIDNLANLGISFKVRESDQVGQLDFVSDKQARITTKLAGEAAPEGIGLSKADAGFQVSFKAEKAVLIKVNEAKTLVIENQITLGQEIERRYQLSGNGVKWEKEWVVVTEVIQGASGTIIVSEDKEAEIKVKANVAIGQGELNLADTSLGFEVISGQSISAKAIAQKGITPLFKLKGIKKALPWQAGRFKTKSTLTPDDLVFEEIVPEVEATDVTTEATIAVQTKSISKVESKIWLFSVGINTYKSENIANLDGCVNDVQSLSSFLRKRLAIPKSQCRTIINEEATRAGIISNFRAHFQQLRDGDIAVFHYSGHGSWEYTHDAFVEAGLESVVGHNEVLVCHDSKLPGIYHIADKELRQLVSEVQYPAGASPKDIHFVCLFDCCHSGSMLRQERAQVKLRNIPGDEFGRPLGSYLDGFYEQQYLLHKKVQLPPINYIALSACSPNQSAVELPTGGLFTQGLINTLDTYARGSSFPSYGELYTMLHEMVKYQAYNEQTPYLEYTGKVNPTHSFLLQGEGENAAYSPLIKKDRAWQIAAGSLHGVPYHGWGELSIPIYEKVEGEELVGQAKIKEVGLESSTVFITFEEGYLPPTDKQLYVPVIGRKLPIEIRANALAQQAKESLVIDLEKQKYRERFDIQDNAAYTIAVDPKQYVLYRGEELLFGLSDTDVQARQYFLERLGRIAKWEQINALQAPELSMIDPREISLKLTYWDNENQKQEHLIAPDKDASIKNYQVPIEYDPVKKGRPYMIEVTNNTGTDLYFYLIHLDRKFGIYQKYEHYPKSVSAQDKAILYNSIAKRTGFGIGQPIVKETLDTFIVIASLEALTLPFLFAQASLGSEFGQVVAPSTLKGDGKTREDIEGDFNLARWTLKRMEVKVKLA; encoded by the coding sequence ATGCCAGCTAAGTTTTATACCGAGACCGTATACAAACAATATCGCTATTTCGGCGCCTGGGAACCCAATAAACCGATTCACCTGGGAGATATTGGGATATTGCAAGGGCACCACTTCGAGTATATTGATAATTTGGCCAATCTTGGAATTTCCTTCAAAGTTAGAGAAAGTGATCAAGTAGGTCAACTTGATTTTGTATCCGACAAACAAGCCAGGATTACTACCAAATTGGCGGGGGAGGCAGCTCCAGAGGGGATAGGATTGAGTAAAGCCGATGCGGGTTTTCAAGTAAGCTTTAAAGCAGAGAAAGCCGTATTGATAAAAGTGAACGAGGCCAAGACCCTAGTGATTGAAAATCAAATAACTTTAGGCCAGGAGATTGAGCGGCGATATCAATTGTCCGGAAATGGCGTCAAATGGGAAAAAGAATGGGTGGTGGTCACCGAAGTCATTCAAGGAGCTAGCGGGACTATAATCGTCTCTGAAGATAAAGAAGCAGAGATAAAGGTAAAAGCCAATGTAGCGATTGGGCAGGGAGAACTTAATTTAGCAGATACCTCATTAGGATTTGAGGTGATTTCGGGCCAATCCATCAGTGCTAAAGCGATTGCTCAAAAGGGCATCACGCCGCTTTTTAAATTAAAAGGCATAAAAAAAGCATTGCCATGGCAAGCTGGAAGATTTAAAACAAAAAGCACCCTTACACCCGACGACCTGGTCTTTGAGGAGATAGTACCGGAGGTTGAGGCAACTGATGTTACGACCGAAGCTACAATTGCAGTTCAAACCAAATCCATTAGCAAAGTTGAAAGCAAAATTTGGTTGTTTTCGGTTGGAATTAACACTTACAAAAGTGAAAATATTGCCAATTTAGATGGTTGTGTTAATGATGTACAATCATTGTCTTCGTTTTTACGAAAACGTTTAGCCATACCCAAAAGCCAATGCCGGACCATTATCAATGAAGAAGCAACCAGGGCAGGGATTATTTCCAACTTCAGGGCCCATTTTCAACAACTACGAGACGGAGATATTGCCGTGTTTCATTATAGCGGACACGGATCCTGGGAGTATACCCATGATGCCTTCGTCGAAGCAGGCCTCGAATCAGTTGTAGGCCATAACGAAGTGTTGGTTTGCCATGACAGTAAGCTGCCGGGGATTTACCATATAGCTGACAAAGAACTAAGGCAACTCGTATCTGAAGTCCAATACCCCGCTGGTGCCAGCCCGAAAGATATTCACTTTGTCTGCCTTTTCGACTGTTGCCATTCCGGCTCGATGTTGCGACAAGAAAGAGCGCAAGTTAAACTTAGAAACATCCCTGGGGATGAATTCGGCAGACCACTTGGCTCTTACCTTGATGGATTTTATGAACAACAGTATCTTTTGCATAAAAAAGTACAGTTACCGCCTATCAATTATATCGCTCTTTCTGCCTGCTCACCAAACCAAAGTGCGGTAGAGTTGCCGACAGGTGGACTTTTTACCCAAGGCCTAATAAATACCCTGGATACCTATGCCAGAGGGAGCAGTTTTCCCTCCTATGGAGAACTATACACCATGCTCCATGAGATGGTTAAATACCAGGCCTATAATGAACAGACGCCTTACCTTGAATACACCGGAAAGGTAAACCCCACCCATTCCTTTCTATTGCAAGGCGAAGGAGAAAATGCAGCCTATAGTCCATTGATCAAAAAAGACAGAGCATGGCAAATAGCCGCAGGCAGTCTACATGGCGTACCTTATCACGGCTGGGGAGAACTATCCATCCCAATCTATGAAAAAGTAGAAGGAGAAGAACTGGTTGGCCAGGCAAAAATAAAAGAAGTAGGACTAGAATCTAGTACGGTCTTCATCACCTTTGAGGAAGGCTATTTACCTCCTACTGACAAGCAGCTTTATGTTCCTGTGATAGGTCGGAAATTACCAATTGAAATCCGCGCCAACGCTTTGGCCCAGCAAGCAAAGGAATCGCTGGTTATTGACTTAGAAAAACAGAAATACCGAGAGCGATTTGATATCCAGGACAATGCAGCCTACACCATAGCTGTAGATCCAAAGCAATATGTTTTATATCGAGGAGAGGAGTTGCTTTTTGGATTATCTGACACGGATGTGCAAGCACGTCAATACTTCCTTGAAAGATTAGGTCGCATTGCCAAGTGGGAGCAGATCAATGCCCTGCAAGCGCCAGAACTGTCTATGATTGACCCCCGGGAAATTAGTCTGAAACTCACTTATTGGGACAATGAGAACCAAAAACAGGAGCACCTGATTGCACCAGACAAGGACGCCAGCATCAAAAACTACCAAGTACCTATTGAATATGACCCTGTGAAAAAAGGCCGTCCATATATGATAGAAGTTACCAATAATACAGGCACAGACCTCTACTTCTACCTCATTCACCTAGACCGAAAATTTGGTATTTATCAAAAGTACGAACATTATCCCAAATCCGTTTCCGCCCAGGATAAGGCTATCTTGTACAATTCCATCGCTAAACGTACCGGCTTTGGCATCGGCCAACCTATCGTCAAGGAAACGCTGGACACCTTCATCGTCATTGCTTCTCTAGAAGCATTGACCCTGCCTTTCTTGTTTGCCCAAGCCAGTTTAGGATCGGAATTTGGCCAGGTAGTGGCCCCTTCGACCCTAAAAGGTGATGGCAAAACAAGAGAAGATATCGAAGGAGATTTTAACCTGGCCAGGTGGACACTGAAGCGGATGGAGGTGAAGGTGAAACTGGCCTAA
- a CDS encoding histidine kinase, which produces MLLAFRVLFFNLMTLGLIAQNQVTNTIVCELDGIIPDSIQFSLNRINKKKEKIDFLQLKIGKLRHSDPQLAFLLAREGERQSKSSGWEQQRAQFLLWQAVICSFLNTAGDQNYQQLEWAKIASEIFKRKKNAQDYVNALSWVGQIAYNLNDFEYAYDINKEAATLVANLEDSKLKHQILGNIQRLQGNLAYMSDSSEQIVLQAYTKSRENYEKAGDDFGLGVIYEALAIIYTKYKKNDIEGIVSYYEKAIEQFKKIKNSSSLAGSYLELSTYYSKLYLDSKEVEWFNSANNYLRVLTKTPAPDQCERFYELGSNYQTRAVQLFDSLNMYSPELLDSALLAFSNGLKLVDKEVNKKCLEDLVRGASAICPYIDKNKCTQLFRLVDSTHRNILLANEEILKSAKKESDNYQKELSKSKQRQIFIVSALIIFVLLILFGALFAQQRWRNVKATLDMRMKALRARMNPHFISNCLNAIDSLVNQNRNDEASKYLIDFDRLCRQILDNSNEELIPLREELDTLANFISLEKLRLDDNLTYYLKVDEHVNQDEVHIPSMLLQPFVENAIWHGIQKKQAPGILKVEIKQKEGKYLECMVEDDGIGREKARQMEENSVLDRQSWGLSITEERIKALKNISGSELDIIDLYDDKGEARGTRVHILLPVLKNKALHDEGNHS; this is translated from the coding sequence ATGCTCTTAGCCTTCAGGGTCCTATTTTTTAACTTAATGACTCTGGGGCTTATCGCTCAGAATCAAGTTACGAATACAATTGTTTGTGAATTAGATGGCATTATCCCTGATTCAATTCAATTTTCACTAAATAGAATCAATAAAAAAAAAGAAAAGATCGATTTCCTCCAATTAAAAATCGGTAAGCTCAGGCATTCAGATCCGCAACTTGCTTTTCTGCTGGCAAGGGAAGGGGAACGCCAAAGCAAAAGTTCAGGATGGGAACAACAAAGAGCCCAATTCTTGTTGTGGCAAGCCGTTATTTGCAGTTTTTTAAATACAGCAGGTGATCAAAATTACCAACAATTAGAATGGGCTAAAATCGCTTCAGAAATCTTCAAAAGAAAAAAAAATGCACAGGATTATGTTAATGCACTTTCATGGGTCGGCCAAATTGCCTATAATTTAAATGACTTTGAATATGCCTATGATATCAATAAAGAAGCAGCCACATTAGTCGCAAATTTAGAAGATAGTAAATTAAAACACCAAATTTTAGGCAATATCCAACGGCTTCAAGGAAATCTTGCCTATATGTCTGATAGCAGTGAGCAAATAGTTCTTCAGGCCTATACTAAAAGTAGGGAAAATTATGAAAAAGCTGGTGACGATTTCGGACTAGGAGTTATTTATGAGGCGCTGGCTATTATTTATACGAAGTATAAAAAAAATGATATTGAAGGAATCGTTTCCTATTATGAGAAAGCTATAGAACAATTTAAAAAAATAAAGAATAGCTCTTCTTTGGCAGGTTCCTACCTGGAGTTATCAACGTATTATTCCAAATTATATCTTGATTCAAAAGAGGTTGAATGGTTTAATTCAGCAAATAATTATTTAAGGGTTTTGACCAAAACCCCAGCTCCTGATCAGTGTGAAAGGTTTTATGAATTGGGCAGCAATTATCAAACTAGAGCTGTGCAGCTTTTTGATAGCTTAAATATGTATTCGCCTGAACTATTGGATTCGGCTTTGTTGGCCTTCAGCAACGGATTAAAGTTAGTTGATAAGGAAGTAAACAAAAAATGTTTGGAAGATTTAGTAAGAGGGGCTTCTGCTATTTGTCCCTATATCGATAAAAATAAATGTACTCAGCTTTTTCGGCTTGTTGATTCGACTCACCGAAATATTTTATTGGCTAATGAAGAAATTCTGAAAAGTGCTAAAAAAGAAAGCGATAATTACCAAAAAGAACTTAGTAAAAGTAAACAACGCCAAATTTTTATTGTCTCAGCTTTAATTATTTTCGTCCTTCTTATATTGTTCGGAGCATTATTTGCTCAACAACGCTGGCGCAATGTCAAAGCCACCCTCGACATGCGCATGAAAGCCTTAAGGGCCCGTATGAATCCACACTTCATTTCTAATTGTCTCAATGCTATCGACTCACTGGTCAATCAGAATCGAAATGATGAAGCTTCTAAATACTTAATTGATTTTGATCGACTTTGCCGACAAATCTTAGATAATTCAAATGAAGAACTTATTCCCTTACGGGAAGAGTTAGATACCTTGGCTAATTTTATATCACTAGAAAAACTTCGCCTGGATGACAACCTTACGTATTACCTAAAGGTTGATGAACACGTAAATCAGGATGAGGTTCATATTCCTTCTATGCTGCTACAGCCTTTTGTCGAAAATGCGATTTGGCATGGTATTCAAAAGAAACAAGCACCCGGAATCTTGAAAGTCGAAATCAAACAAAAAGAAGGAAAATACCTCGAATGCATGGTAGAAGATGATGGAATCGGACGGGAAAAAGCCAGGCAAATGGAAGAAAATTCAGTACTAGATCGGCAATCCTGGGGCTTAAGTATCACAGAAGAACGAATCAAAGCCCTAAAAAATATTAGTGGCTCAGAACTGGACATCATTGACCTTTATGATGACAAGGGAGAAGCCAGAGGTACCAGGGTTCATATTTTATTACCAGTCCTTAAAAACAAAGCATTACACGATGAAGGCAATCATAGTTGA
- a CDS encoding LytTR family DNA-binding domain-containing protein has translation MKAIIVEDEKKGVENLMVKLERHCPHVEIIAICYTGESAIKEIEAMEPDLVFLDIRLGSMSGFDVLDKLRHIHFELIFTTSYNQYAIKAIKESAVDYLLKPIKPEELETAVERARERIMTSKVVSRIAVPISNGFRFIPVNNISYCKADDNCTHIYRLDGSRVFVTRPLGDIERKLPADKFYRIHRSSLVNLDFVDAFKRIAGGLVVLQNDVELSVSRSRRDELLLRLNNSKNLQ, from the coding sequence ATGAAGGCAATCATAGTTGAAGATGAAAAAAAAGGCGTTGAAAATTTAATGGTGAAACTCGAACGCCATTGTCCACATGTGGAAATCATCGCTATCTGCTATACGGGTGAATCGGCCATAAAGGAGATTGAGGCCATGGAACCTGATCTCGTTTTTTTAGACATCCGTTTGGGGTCTATGTCTGGCTTTGATGTACTGGATAAATTGCGACATATTCACTTCGAATTGATTTTCACAACCAGCTACAATCAATATGCCATCAAAGCGATAAAGGAAAGTGCTGTTGATTATTTGCTCAAACCGATCAAACCTGAAGAGCTGGAAACTGCCGTAGAAAGGGCCAGAGAAAGAATTATGACTTCTAAGGTAGTTAGCCGTATTGCTGTCCCCATCAGCAATGGTTTCCGTTTTATTCCCGTAAATAATATTTCCTATTGTAAGGCGGATGATAATTGTACCCACATTTATCGCCTTGACGGGTCGAGGGTATTCGTTACCAGGCCCTTAGGAGATATTGAGCGAAAATTGCCTGCCGATAAATTCTACCGCATTCACAGGAGTTCACTGGTAAATTTAGACTTTGTGGATGCCTTTAAGAGAATTGCCGGCGGCCTCGTTGTGCTGCAAAATGATGTGGAACTTAGTGTTTCCCGTTCGCGAAGAGATGAACTACTCTTGCGATTGAATAATAGCAAAAACCTTCAGTGA